In the genome of Gloeotrichia echinulata CP02, one region contains:
- the tnpA gene encoding IS200/IS605 family transposase: protein MKNDFVSKGRSVSDLKAHLVLTTKYRRKAFTLEMLKRLEDILVDLLEKWDCKLVEFNKEEDHVHLLFQYHPDLQLSKLVNNIKSVTSRRLRQEYAEHLEKFFWKDVFWNGSYFVASCGGVTISKLKEYIENQNSPE from the coding sequence ATGAAAAATGATTTTGTATCGAAAGGTAGATCAGTGAGCGACTTAAAAGCTCACTTGGTTTTGACCACCAAATATAGACGCAAAGCTTTTACTCTAGAAATGTTGAAACGACTAGAGGATATCTTGGTTGACTTGCTCGAAAAGTGGGATTGCAAGTTAGTGGAATTCAACAAAGAAGAAGATCATGTACACCTGCTGTTTCAGTACCACCCGGATTTACAGCTTAGTAAGCTTGTAAATAACATTAAATCTGTTACCTCGCGCAGGTTACGTCAAGAATATGCCGAGCATCTAGAAAAGTTCTTCTGGAAAGATGTATTTTGGAACGGATCTTATTTTGTAGCCAGTTGCGGTGGAGTAACAATTTCAAAGCTTAAAGAATATATTGAGAATCAAAATAGTCCAGAATGA
- a CDS encoding phage tail sheath subtilisin-like domain-containing protein — translation MADTITGFFENGGTRCYIVRADFNQNPEDALKQALKDLEPLNDLDLVAIPDAMTLTESDAIIRVQQEALSHCAILGDRIAILDARRSDMGDIKTQGAQLTANQQEPLNGLLYFPWLKNVQGRLVPPCGHIAGIIARSDRTRGVFKAPANEEIFDALDLDVTVDKTLQDELNPLGINCLRAFPGRGIRVWGARTLSQDVNWRYINVRAQRTNYFTKCKAIKSAIICRDRQTRNANKHFRTKFRAIKSAIICRDRQTRNANKHFRTKFRAINSTIICRDRQTRNANKHFRTKFRAINSTIICRDRQTRNANKHFRFFPLR, via the coding sequence TTGGCAGATACCATCACTGGCTTTTTTGAGAATGGCGGTACACGTTGCTATATAGTTCGCGCCGATTTCAATCAAAACCCGGAAGATGCCCTGAAGCAGGCTTTGAAAGACCTAGAACCCCTGAACGACCTCGACTTGGTGGCAATTCCCGATGCTATGACCCTGACCGAATCAGATGCCATCATCCGGGTGCAGCAAGAAGCACTCTCCCACTGCGCTATACTAGGCGATCGCATTGCCATACTAGATGCTAGGCGCAGCGACATGGGAGACATTAAAACCCAAGGCGCTCAACTAACGGCAAATCAACAAGAACCCCTGAACGGGCTACTATACTTCCCTTGGCTGAAAAATGTCCAAGGTCGCTTAGTTCCACCCTGCGGACACATTGCCGGAATTATTGCCCGTAGCGATCGCACTCGTGGAGTATTCAAAGCCCCAGCCAACGAAGAAATCTTCGATGCCCTCGATTTAGATGTTACCGTTGACAAAACCTTACAAGACGAATTGAATCCCCTTGGTATCAATTGCCTACGGGCTTTTCCAGGTAGAGGCATTCGCGTCTGGGGAGCGCGGACACTCTCCCAAGATGTCAACTGGCGTTACATCAACGTCCGTGCCCAGAGAACAAATTACTTTACCAAGTGTAAAGCAATCAAAAGCGCCATCATATGCCGCGATCGCCAAACCCGTAACGCAAATAAACACTTCAGAACCAAGTTTAGAGCAATCAAAAGCGCCATCATATGCCGCGATCGCCAAACCCGTAACGCAAATAAACACTTCAGAACCAAGTTTAGAGCAATCAACAGCACCATCATATGCCGCGATCGCCAAACCCGTAACGCAAATAAACACTTCAGAACCAAGTTTAGAGCAATCAACAGCACCATCATATGCCGCGATCGCCAAACCCGTAACGCAAATAAACACTTCAGATTCTTCCCCCTCAGGTAA
- a CDS encoding phage tail protein: protein MLLGVDDTVPILKDDIKFQPLEQAIASIATLFDPKSTPKEFLNWLAGWVALSLRDDWEQEAQRRFISRIVSLYKQRGTKAGMTEMRFLRT from the coding sequence GTGCTACTGGGAGTTGATGATACAGTTCCCATTTTAAAGGATGACATTAAATTTCAGCCACTGGAACAAGCGATCGCCTCAATTGCCACCCTTTTTGATCCAAAAAGCACGCCAAAAGAATTTCTTAACTGGCTGGCTGGCTGGGTTGCTCTGAGTCTTCGCGATGACTGGGAACAAGAAGCTCAACGTCGATTTATTAGCCGCATTGTCTCTCTCTACAAACAGCGGGGGACAAAAGCGGGTATGACAGAGATGCGGTTCTTGCGTACTTAG
- a CDS encoding phage tail sheath subtilisin-like domain-containing protein, with product MIGVAPAPTPSGTPAPTPSGTPAPTPTGTPTPAIDEGHRRLAHAVYGFFNNGGSRCYVVRITKDEDLSKALDEFARIDEIALVAMPGRTEDSIRDQLVTHCAQTGDRFAILDGPPTAENLNDLTTIPAADPKGKMPKRTDLAAWYFPWIKVFDPATKLQNIQNPNDSGLLEVPPSGHIAGIYARVDTERGVHKAPANEAILGALDLTQKISKAEQNGLNPKGVNCIRVLNDNILVWGARTVGGEDNFDLKYINVRRTLLYLRESIDEGTQWVVFEPNTPDLWKRITRNVSDFLTVVWRSGALFGTTPQQAFYVKCNAETNPPEERELGRVITEIGVAIVRPAEFVIFRINQFTANTPS from the coding sequence TTGATTGGTGTAGCCCCCGCTCCGACTCCCAGTGGGACTCCCGCTCCGACTCCCAGTGGGACTCCCGCTCCGACTCCCACTGGGACTCCCACTCCTGCGATTGATGAAGGTCATCGGCGGTTAGCCCATGCAGTTTATGGATTTTTCAACAATGGTGGTAGCCGCTGTTATGTAGTGCGAATTACAAAAGATGAAGACCTATCAAAAGCATTAGATGAGTTTGCAAGAATTGATGAGATTGCTCTGGTAGCAATGCCGGGAAGAACCGAGGACTCCATTCGCGATCAATTGGTAACTCACTGCGCCCAGACAGGCGATCGCTTTGCGATTCTAGATGGTCCGCCAACAGCGGAAAATCTGAATGACTTAACTACAATACCTGCTGCAGATCCTAAAGGTAAGATGCCGAAAAGAACCGACCTAGCAGCATGGTATTTTCCTTGGATTAAAGTTTTTGATCCAGCTACCAAATTGCAAAATATCCAAAATCCTAATGATAGTGGCTTGCTGGAAGTACCACCTAGCGGTCACATAGCGGGAATCTATGCGCGTGTAGACACCGAACGCGGTGTCCATAAAGCTCCAGCTAATGAAGCAATTCTTGGTGCTTTGGACCTTACCCAAAAAATCAGTAAAGCTGAACAAAATGGATTGAACCCGAAGGGGGTTAACTGTATCCGAGTGCTGAACGACAATATTTTGGTGTGGGGCGCACGCACGGTTGGCGGAGAGGATAACTTTGACTTGAAGTACATCAACGTCCGCCGCACCTTGCTGTATTTGCGAGAATCTATCGACGAAGGCACCCAGTGGGTTGTATTTGAGCCAAATACCCCAGACCTGTGGAAGAGAATTACTCGTAATGTCTCAGATTTCCTCACCGTTGTCTGGCGTTCCGGGGCACTCTTTGGCACCACTCCCCAGCAGGCATTTTACGTCAAATGCAATGCCGAAACCAACCCTCCAGAAGAGCGGGAATTAGGCAGGGTAATTACGGAAATTGGGGTAGCGATTGTCCGTCCGGCTGAATTTGTCATCTTCCGCATCAACCAGTTTACTGCTAACACTCCCAGCTAA
- a CDS encoding phage baseplate assembly protein V: MNLFDVLIDTETREAIANRIFGVVIGIVTNNQDPEKFGRVKVKFPWLSDDDESYWARIATPMAGKQMGIYFLPEVDDEVLVVFEQGDMNFPYIIGGLWNGEDRPPLTNENLKNNVRLIKSRSGHVIRLNDEKGKETIEIIDKSNNNKLVFDTTTNTITIQTDKDIKLSAPKGTISLDAKEIKINSSCNTNITAGKPGMNITAIGTMSY; this comes from the coding sequence ATGAATTTATTTGATGTGTTGATTGACACGGAAACACGAGAAGCGATCGCCAATCGTATTTTCGGGGTAGTGATTGGAATTGTTACCAATAATCAAGACCCAGAAAAATTTGGCCGGGTAAAAGTAAAATTTCCTTGGCTGAGTGATGACGATGAAAGCTACTGGGCACGCATTGCCACGCCAATGGCAGGTAAGCAAATGGGCATTTATTTTCTACCAGAAGTTGATGACGAGGTGCTAGTTGTTTTTGAACAGGGTGACATGAATTTTCCCTACATTATTGGTGGTTTGTGGAATGGTGAAGATCGACCTCCGCTGACTAATGAAAATCTTAAAAACAACGTCCGCCTAATTAAATCCCGCAGTGGTCATGTGATTCGCCTAAATGACGAAAAGGGCAAGGAAACTATCGAAATTATCGACAAAAGTAATAATAACAAACTCGTATTTGATACAACCACAAATACTATCACCATCCAAACAGACAAAGATATTAAACTATCTGCTCCCAAAGGCACTATTTCGCTAGATGCTAAAGAAATAAAAATCAACTCTTCCTGTAATACCAACATCACAGCTGGCAAACCAGGAATGAATATCACCGCAATCGGTACGATGAGCTACTAA